One window from the genome of Marinilabiliales bacterium encodes:
- a CDS encoding MFS transporter, with protein MITKKQYSNRSLFIAGCMGMLIFGIVMAVLGSVLPSVIEKYGIDMVDAGTLFLVLNLGMLIGSVIFGPLVDRYGYKGLLVMCAALVFASIEGIALAPGVNILRISLFFVGFAGGAINGGTNALVSDISDGQRGARLSLLGVFFGIGALGVPLLLGSLLDRFAYESLIGFVGALILIPLLFFIFLKFPAPKHAQGFPVSEGLKLTREAPLLLFGLILFIQSGMEMTVSGWSATYMNEYLAISARQAVLFLSFYWTGMIFTRIAITSLLQKAERRKVVLVSLLVSVAGTTIILMSNSVVMVVAGLLLTGIGFAAIFPLVFSYVGDLYPRLSGTAFSVILAIALLGGMTYPSVVGILAENLDLRSAFMVAPVSLVISAVIFMVLSKRIASLK; from the coding sequence ATGATCACCAAAAAACAATACAGCAACAGGTCACTGTTTATTGCAGGCTGCATGGGAATGCTCATCTTCGGCATAGTGATGGCCGTTCTGGGATCAGTCCTTCCGTCGGTAATTGAAAAATACGGAATTGACATGGTAGATGCCGGTACTCTGTTCCTGGTGCTGAACCTTGGCATGCTCATAGGTTCTGTTATATTCGGCCCTTTGGTCGACCGCTACGGGTACAAGGGCCTCCTGGTAATGTGTGCCGCACTGGTCTTTGCGAGCATTGAGGGTATAGCACTTGCCCCCGGTGTCAATATCCTTCGTATCTCCCTTTTCTTTGTGGGGTTTGCGGGAGGAGCAATAAACGGGGGTACAAATGCCCTTGTCTCAGACATATCAGACGGGCAGAGAGGTGCAAGGCTCAGCCTGCTGGGAGTTTTCTTCGGTATAGGCGCCCTCGGGGTGCCACTTCTCCTTGGATCGTTGCTTGACAGGTTTGCCTACGAAAGCCTTATCGGGTTCGTGGGTGCACTGATCCTCATCCCTCTGCTCTTTTTTATTTTTCTAAAGTTTCCTGCTCCCAAGCATGCGCAGGGTTTCCCGGTTTCGGAAGGCCTGAAGCTGACCAGGGAGGCCCCCCTCCTGCTGTTCGGACTGATCCTGTTCATACAGAGCGGCATGGAGATGACTGTAAGCGGATGGTCGGCAACCTACATGAATGAGTACCTGGCAATATCGGCGAGGCAGGCAGTTCTGTTCCTCTCATTTTACTGGACAGGTATGATTTTTACCAGGATAGCGATCACGTCACTACTTCAGAAGGCTGAAAGAAGAAAGGTGGTCCTGGTATCACTTCTTGTATCAGTTGCAGGCACCACGATCATCCTTATGTCAAACAGCGTTGTGATGGTTGTAGCCGGACTTCTGCTCACGGGGATAGGATTTGCAGCTATATTCCCGCTGGTATTCTCATACGTTGGCGATCTCTACCCCAGGCTGTCGGGTACCGCTTTCAGTGTCATTCTGGCCATTGCCCTGCTTGGAGGGATGACATACCCGTCGGTTGTAGGTATCCTGGCCGAAAACCTTGATCTCAGGTCAGCGTTTATGGTCGCCCCGGTAAGCCTGGTCATCTCGGCAGTAATCTTCATGGTGCTCTCGAAGAGAATAGCCTCTTTAAAATAG
- a CDS encoding sugar isomerase domain-containing protein, with translation MLAKQWLSNARGIIDKIEQTQTENIKKAAGVMAGSIAAGRWVHTFGCGHATLPIEEMYPRIGGFVGFHPMIELPLSFFTHIVGEMGVHQFVFLERVEGYGNQIMKSYNFDKRDTMWLFSHSGINNVNIDIALEARKLGMKIVVLGSAGEFSGVKSRHSTGKQIFELADIVVDTCVPAGDASVDLKGHVDKIGPVSTMGFVTAVWMIICTVAENLVERGEKLYIHPSHNVPGDTTARERLDAALAEYKRRIAGV, from the coding sequence ATGCTTGCAAAACAATGGCTCTCCAATGCCCGTGGAATAATCGACAAAATCGAACAGACACAGACAGAAAACATCAAAAAGGCCGCCGGTGTGATGGCCGGCTCAATTGCCGCCGGACGGTGGGTTCACACATTCGGATGCGGACACGCTACCCTGCCGATCGAAGAGATGTACCCCCGCATAGGCGGTTTCGTGGGCTTCCACCCCATGATCGAACTGCCGCTCTCCTTCTTTACCCATATTGTCGGGGAGATGGGGGTTCACCAGTTCGTCTTCCTTGAAAGGGTCGAGGGATACGGTAACCAGATCATGAAAAGCTACAATTTCGACAAGCGCGACACCATGTGGCTCTTCTCCCATTCGGGCATCAACAACGTGAATATCGACATAGCCCTTGAGGCCCGTAAACTGGGAATGAAGATTGTTGTGCTTGGATCGGCCGGCGAATTCTCCGGAGTTAAGTCAAGGCACTCAACCGGAAAGCAGATATTTGAGCTTGCCGACATAGTGGTCGACACCTGTGTCCCCGCCGGAGATGCCTCGGTCGACCTGAAGGGCCATGTTGACAAAATAGGTCCCGTATCTACCATGGGATTTGTTACCGCCGTATGGATGATAATATGCACCGTTGCCGAAAACCTGGTTGAAAGAGGTGAAAAACTGTACATCCATCCCTCCCATAATGTCCCGGGCGACACTACTGCACGCGAAAGGCTTGATGCCGCGCTGGCAGAATACAAGCGCCGCATAGCAGGGGTGTAG